The Diabrotica undecimpunctata isolate CICGRU unplaced genomic scaffold, icDiaUnde3 ctg00002174.1, whole genome shotgun sequence DNA segment CACTAAACATATTTAACTCATCAAAGGTAAGtgtaaaaaaagaataaacatacTAAGGTATATTAATAACAGAAAATGGCGTGCTGACCCCAAAACAGCTTTATTGTTCTACAATGCCTGTATTCGATCAGTCGTGGACTGCGGGTGTTGGATAAATGGATCAGCAATCAAgacgaatttaaaaatattagatcgCGTGCAATACAGATGCTTAAGAATATGTTTAAGTGCATTGGTATCAACTCCAACAAACGTTATGCTAGCAGAGTGTGATAAAATCCCATTAGAACTACGTAAACAACTATTAGCACAAAAATACTGTATACAGTCAAATAGTGTATAAAATGAGTCAGACCTTTTAACAAATCTGGCATTATTAAACATTgaaaacttaattaataaatattggaaaataaaaaGATCACCCCCACTTACAGATGCATTTATTGAAATCAGGATTTATACAGAATTACGCAATAATAAATTACTACCAATTTATAAATTTTCGTACAAAAAATTTTCTCAGGAGGACCTGTAACTCCCAGAGAGCGGGTTCCCAGGTAGCGGATAGTGAAATAACCGGCCCGGTTTACCGGTGGGTAGCAAggaaataaaatacctcccgTGAACCAACAGGTAATTCACTGAATGATTGCCtatataagcaatcccccacttgcTGACCAACGACTTCGGGCGGACGAGTTGGTAGGTGGTAGGGCACTTTTTTGTCCTGGGGCTGAGAAACCGGCTCCAAAGGTGGAAGAATCAATGGTTTGGTCAACGACATAAGAATatagaaggcaacgagaaaccactatattaaagatCCCTATAGATATCTCTAGTGCAATCACAATGGCTGTACAACACAACACAAACTAGCTTACTGATCATGGACATCGGAGACCAAGATCCGGCAAGGAAGTCATTCCCATGACCACAGGGCCACCCGGGTCGTTAATATGCAAAATCCCTGTGAAATGCCCAATAACACACCTATAAGAAAAATCCACACGAATTGTTTGAAGAGAATATCCACTTGGAAGGTTAGGACTATAGCTCAATCAGGAAAAATCCAATGCTCAATCAAAGAAATGGGATATCAAATCATGGGCACAAGCGAAATGAGGTTGCCTGactcaatattgttctgaagctattttcttgaggCATGttaaactaattactatttaaatgggaataagtcacaattaaaggttaaagtacgtttcttgacgtttcaatttccactttgaaaatcgttctcaaaatacaaattttgagaacaattttgtttgtattttgagaacgatttccgaagtggaaattgaaacgtcaataaacgtactttaacctttaattgtagcttattcccatttaaatagtaattagccTGACTCAAGTTATTGTGACATAGAAGAATACATACAGTATGGCCAAACATGTCAACAACTTCATACCAGTGAAAGATAGAATCctcttgttacaaataaatacgtcACCGATGAACACTAACATTATACAAGTCTATGCACCCACAGCAGACCATAGTGATGAGGAAATAtcagaattttacaaacaaataagcaACCTTATAAAAGATATACCAAGATATGAACTCCTTACAgtcatgggagatttcaatgctaaaATAGTTAACGGAAAAGAGGGGCAACATATTGGTGCTTATGGATTAGGAGAGAGAAATCTACGAGGAGAAATAATGAGTATCTTTAGAATAGCTTTGGAATAActgtatacgtggaaatcacctagagacaacggGGAAGACGTTattgtaagaaaccaaatagactatatagttgttaacaaaagatatcgaaatagttttaacagtgttaaaacctacccaggcgctgatattcaatctggCCACAATCCTTTAATGAGCATGTATAGAACCAAGTTAAAGAAAACACGCGGTAAAAAAACTGAAATGTAGtgtaaaagaaatagtcagcaaaacaataaatagaaaattcaaagaaatcgataatacaacggaaagcacagaagagaagataaaataaaacgatagacgacattaaagacaattttatgaagaacgaagaaggtaagaataagacatggatgacgacagagattctgcagctgatggaagaacgaaggaaaaacaagaacaataactccatatataaaatattacaacgagatatacagagtaagatcagagaagccaaacaaaaagaactggagaaaaaataccaagaaatcgaaattctacaaGGTAAATACGACGAATTCCAAGTGCAcaaaaaggtaagagaaattacagacAGATGGAAAAAggtaaaaacagaagagtaaataaacttgttaatgacaacgaagaggtaatcgtggacaaagagagtattgataaGACCTGGAAAAaatacatacgaaatttattttctgatgagagggagaaccagtccccaatacctacggagACAGGACCACCTCTACTAGTGGCAAAAATAAGAGCAgtcataatatcactaaaagaagggagagctccAGGATCAGAGGGAGTACACtctgaattttttaaatatcttgatgatgaatctttaagaatactatgtaaaatatttaataatatctatgacacaggcaatattccaaaagattggctagtttcagaatttattacgttaccaaagaaacagggagcaaaagaatataggctaataagtctaatgagccatacactaaaacactgtttagtctacaggtattattccaaagatgcagagatacgacttgcgatatctacacctgctttgtggactacaaATGCGGTGCTAAACTTTGTGGAATGCTAAAAAgcatttgacatagttcaacaccaaaaaatgatggatgttctaacgAAAGCcaaaatagatgataaagatcggcgtataatacaaaatttatactggaaccaatcagccacaataagaacaaatttTGGATatgaaccgacggaagcgatccagattctgcgaggcgttagacaacGATGTATACTTTTACCTATATCATTCAACCTATATTCgaaggaaatatttagtgaagccttggaaaattgcgaacatggaatccttttaaatggaaaACGCATAAACAACAACCGCTCTGCAGATGACACACCGTTACTTTTgaagacagtttaaacagtttacagcaactaataaacaaagtaaatgaaataAGTGAAAGATTTTGAGGACAggtaaatatatcaaaaactaaatttatggtcatcagcaaaaataaaattagacactttcaactgcttatcaagaatacaccagtggaccgagtaaaacactttacctatcttggaacaatagtaaacgaacaatatgatcactcacaagaagtaaaatgtagaatagagaaggctaggagtgcattcaacaacatggccaaactctttaaaagcaacaaccttaatctggagataaaagtaaggctcctaagATGTAATATcctctcgatattatactacggagttgaatcctggacactcactaaagcgatggaaaaaaatttgaagccttcgagatgtggctatatagaagaatcctaaggatatcatggacggacaagataaccaacgagactactacgaagaatgggaaaaaagagaagtgatgtatacgattaaaaggagaatgCAAtttattcggaaagcgaggaattgggaaaagaagaatatcatggttaaaaaatatgaggaaatggttctccaaaacaacaactaatctatttaaagcatcagttaataaaataattgtagccagaatgatcaccaatattcgaaacgaataggcaccaaaagtaGAAGtacaaaaatttgataaaaacacCAAGAATCATAATTCCTTAATATACAGACTCAAATcaattaaacaatattttagtaaaattaaGCGACTTTGTGGATTACACAGTAATTTACACCGACGCGACGGTTGTAAAAATCAAACTGGAGTAGGATGTGCTGTGTATGTGCAAAATACCCACCAAtagaataattataaattatctAGTGTTAGTAGCATCTTTATAGCTAAACTTATAGCTTTCGAAAAAGTTCTAGAATGGattcaagaaaaaatattaaaacagccGTGATAATAACAGATCGGCAATATATGCAATTGAAAACACGGATTTCAGTTCATACAAAtctacaattttatgtaatataaaaaataatttgtctAAAGTAGAAGTAGTATTTATATAGGCAAACGGACATGGAAGTATAATTCATAATCACAAAGAGTGAGATCCTAACTAAAATGTTATCGAGTAATGCAACAAATGGCGTTAAAGgtagaatatataaaatatggGAAAACAGTGGAACAATATTTCAAGcatatcataaaatttatatatttctttGCATCAACAATTATTCCCTTCACCACctgaatatatatttaaatataacctACCAAAATATGCGGCACATCCGCAGAAATTAGGAATAGTGAATTCACCAGTTTGTTTTTGCAAAAATGTTTCTATTATAAATTTGAATCATATTTTCCTGGAATACAAAATTAACGAGAGATATATAGACCAATTATATTACAGTTTACAATACGATCAAGTATGCTTTCCAATTAGTATAAAATATTTACTAAGTTTTGATGAAAtgagaataattaaattaccgattaactatttaaaagaaataaatattaccatttaaatgaaacagtgatagatataaaaaaactaatatatcatgctaaaaaataacaaataaaaatcttTGGCTAACGGACCTGCTACCAAGCCATATTCTCTCTATCTctttatctctctctctctctctctctctctctctctctcacacacacacacacacacacacacacacacacacacaaacaacaGAAGAAAAAACAGAGAACTCTACACGTAgtcattattaaaaaaacatttacttACATATCTCTTCCTCGTGATTTCATCAGCATCTCTAACCTTTTTAAAAATTCAACATCTTCATTTTGCGGCAATGACTTTGGTCCAACTTTTTCGTCTTCATTATTTTTACCTATAAGTTTACGTAGTCGTGCtagttctcttttaattttttcttctctagtttgttttataaatttctctTCCAATTCTTTTAGCTGTTCTTCCATATCGGGCTTTTTATTTCCATCAATTTCGTCCAAAAACTGCGAAATATCACTTTCCAGAGAACTAGCTCTTGCTTCTGATTTTCTTGAGGGTAAGTTGGGTTCTTCGTAatgagtagatctttcatttgaTTTAACTAAGGATACTTTCGGATCATCGTATCGAATAGATTTAGCGTTATTTTGCTCATTCGTTGCTTTGTTATCAACATCGGTTGTTTCCTTCTTAGTTTTCTCTTGATCTTTCTTTCCATCCGGCGGATTTTTCTGGTTAAAAAATTGTTCTTTGTCTTtattttctacattttctttTTTCAGGTCTTTCATATTGCTCTCTCTTTCTCTAGGGGGTGGTTTATTTACTAAAGGTTGTAGAAAAAGAGATACACCCAAGATGTCATCTTCAGATTCTCTTTTTTCCTCACTAGATTTGTCTTCTTCACTACTTGTAGAATTATTACTTGTTATTACTTTTTTATccttctttttatcttttttatatttatttttcaacttgtcttgtTTCTCCAATATCTGTTCTACCAAATCTTTTAGCATCtcaatttcttctttttgttgtttaatttCATATTCCAGTTTTAGTTCCTTATCTTTTTCATTATCTGTTCCTTCGCTAGTTTTATTTAATGCCCCTATTGCTTCTTGGATGTCGATTTTCAAATGATTTAATTCCTTATTATTTTCTTTGGtaggttttaaaatttttctttgttcttcCAATTGTTCTAATACATGAATCATATCTTGTGGATCATATTGtagattattatttaaaaatttccctTTTTCTCCGAGCAGAGCTAAAATATTCTGCTGTTCCTTTAGCATAACTGTCAGAtcggttaatttttttaattcttgttttATGTCATCTACGCTATGATCTATGACATTTGATTCCTGATGAACTTCAGGTTTTTCCGCCGTAGCTATAATATTATCTTCTCGGTGAATATCATCTATAGAtcgttttcttctttcttcttcttgttctgtATAATCTTCTATAACATTAACAGTAGCTGATGTTGTAGCTTCTTCCTTTCTAATGCTATTTTCGAGTATTGGATTTTCTTCTGTTGATGCATCGTATTCTTGGTATTCGTTATTTATGAAGGAATCGGCTTTTTTAGCAACTTCTTTTGCAATTTCGTAGATAAAATTCTCGACGTCCATGCCTATTTTGTCTATGCCGGTTTTATATTTGAGTAAGCCATTTTCACCACTAGTAGTCACTGTTAGTTGAAATATGTTAAACAGAAAAAATAGTTTTATCACTACAAAAATCATTGTGCTAAAAAACTAGAACACTTGCCGACATTGACACAGATTAAATATGATatagtattaattaaatttttgacATGGTTTTTCTACATTGTTTGCATAATGCTAATATTTGTAGTCAGcagttttagttgtttttttataattgtaaACATATAAACTTCTAATAATATCAACACTTAAGCTAATTAGGCCAGTTGTACAAATTCTTTgccaaatttataaa contains these protein-coding regions:
- the LOC140431869 gene encoding uncharacterized protein, yielding MIFVVIKLFFLFNIFQLTVTTSGENGLLKYKTGIDKIGMDVENFIYEIAKEVAKKADSFINNEYQEYDASTEENPILENSIRKEEATTSATVNVIEDYTEQEEERRKRSIDDIHREDNIIATAEKPEVHQESNVIDHSVDDIKQELKKLTDLTVMLKEQQNILALLGEKGKFLNNNLQYDPQDMIHVLEQLEEQRKILKPTKENNKELNHLKIDIQEAIGALNKTSEGTDNEKDKELKLEYEIKQQKEEIEMLKDLVEQILEKQDKLKNKYKKDKKKDKKVITSNNSTSSEEDKSSEEKRESEDDILGVSLFLQPLVNKPPPRERESNMKDLKKENVENKDKEQFFNQKNPPDGKKDQEKTKKETTDVDNKATNEQNNAKSIRYDDPKVSLVKSNERSTHYEEPNLPSRKSEARASSLESDISQFLDEIDGNKKPDMEEQLKELEEKFIKQTREEKIKRELARLRKLIGKNNEDEKVGPKSLPQNEDVEFLKRLEMLMKSRGRDIKVEEKPTDSIREELKNLQIAIDKLKPKEDVSPEVKEHPKIGPEAKELPDEVKIDQEAVLQLSTHQLRQLRNKIDEILRLQEGSAKHSIIPEISSKAPLKQIIG